In one window of Camarhynchus parvulus chromosome 18, STF_HiC, whole genome shotgun sequence DNA:
- the TMEM220 gene encoding transmembrane protein 220 isoform X1, which yields MAARLWRLCNLLMAAFFGLAAAVQVNDPDAGLWTTMVFGGASVTFILLAVLLGPLPWLALCLLTVKEIFFMKRKAGKQWVLFAPAQIQLTWPSPPGVTFQNFISWAVAVSAVGSDESDQRGGTIMLQTSDSLDTGKGTIIASLIVAGSWIYLSGFQRPGHKHSERSLCSFPGAVGVVINVLKTLEVIPNSC from the exons ATGGCGGCGCGGCTGTGGCGGCTCTGCAACCTCCTCATGGCCGCCTTCTTCGGGCTGGCGGCCGCCGTGCAG GTGAACGACCCCGACGCGGGGCTGTGGACG acaatGGTGTTTGGAGGAGCCTCTGTGACCTTCATTCTGCTGGCTGTGTTGTTGGGACCATTGCCCTGGCTTGCTCTTTGTTTGCTTACAgtcaaggaaatatttttcatgaagaGGAAGGCAGGTAAGCAGTGGGTTTTATTTGCCCCTGCCCAAATCCAGCTCACCTGGCCATCTCCTCCTGGTGTCACCTTCCAAAACTTTATTTCCTGGGCTGTTGCAGTGAGTGCTGTTGGTTCAGATGAATCAGACCAAAGAGGAGGGACCATAATGCTCCAAACCAGTGACTCCTTGgacacagggaagggaacaATCATTGCCTCCCTGATTGTGGCAGGCAGTTGGATTTATTTGTCTGGCTTTCAGAGACCAGGCCACAAGCACAGTGAAAGATCTTTGTGCTCTTTTCCTGGTGCTGTAGGAGTGGTAatcaatgttttaaaaactcttGAGGTAATACCAAATTCATGTTAA